The Acidobacteriota bacterium sequence GGCCCCCCGGACGCGCCGGCCGAGGCCGCGGCCGGCGCTGGAGGGCGCGGGTCGGGAAAACAGCCATGGCCGGAACCGACGCCCGCCGGGCTCCGAATCCACGCCGCGTTTCCACTCCGCACCCCCGTCTCCTGCTAACCGTTGAACTCCGGGACCTCGCCCGACACCGGGACGGCCTTCCCCCGCTTGAGCTCGAAATGCCATTTCCAGATCTCGTAGATGGCCGGGTAGACCAGCAGTTCGAGCAAAAACGACGTGAACACCCCCCCGATGACGGGGGCCGCGATCCGCTTCATCACGTCCGAACCGGTCCCGGTGGCCCAGAGGATCGGCACCAGGCCGATGAAGTCCGTCGCCACCGTCATGAACTTGGGCCGGATGCGCCTCACGGCGCCGTGCACGATCGCCTCCCGCAACTGTCCGATCGTTCGGAGCTTCCCCTCCTTCCCGGCCTGCCGGTAGGACAGGTCGAGGTAGAGGAGCATGAACACCCCGGTCTCCGCGTCCACCCCCAGCAGGGCGATCAACCCGACCCAGACCCCGACGCTCATGTTGTAGCCGAGGAAATAGAGGAACCAGATCGCGCCTATGGCCGAAAAGGGGACGGCCAGGACGACGATCATGGTCTTGACCGCGGAGCGGGTGTTCAGGTAGAGAAGCAGGAGGATCAGAAACCCGGTGATCGGCACCACCAGCAGGAGCCGCTGGTTGACCCTCTCCATCGCCTCGTACTGGCCACTCCAGATGATGGCGTACCCGGGAGGGAGCGTCACCTTTTCGCGCACCACCTCCCGGGCTTCCTTCACGTAGCCGCCCGGGTCGCGGTCGTCGAGGTCGATGTAGACATAGCCGGTGAGGAGCCCGTTTTCGTTGCGGATCATGCCGGGGCCGCTGGCCGTATCGATCTCGGCCAGGTCGGAGAGCGGGATCTGGCGCTTCCCCCCCGCCGGGACCAGCACGCGCCCCAGCGCTTCCAGGTCGGAGCGGAAATCGCGCATGTAGCGGACATTGACCGGGTACCGCGCCCTCCCCTCGATGGTGGTGGTCACGTTTTCGCCGCCGATGGCGTTCTGCACGGCGGTCTGGGCGTCGTCGATCGTCAACCCGTAGCGGGCCAGGGCGTCCCGGTTCCATTGGAAATCGAGAAAGTACCCCTCGGACGTCCTCTCGGAGAAGACGCTGCGCGTCCCCCTGACGGCGGGGAGGACCGCTTCCACCTGCATGCCGATCTCCTGGATCCTTTCGAGATCGTCCCCGTGGATCTTCAGGCCCACGGGGGTCCGCATCCCGGTGCTCAGCATGTCGATGCGGGCCTTGATCGGCATGGTCCAGGCGTTGGAGACCCCCGGGACCTTCACGATTTCGTCCAACCGGTCCACGAGCTGCTCGGGCGACATCGTATCGGGCGTCAATCTCCGGAAGACCGGCTTGAGCCAGTCGGGGGCCCACGAGGAGTACCAGGTCGGCACCCGGCGCCACTCCGAACGCGGCTTGAGGGTGATGATGGTCTCCAGCATCGACAGCGGCGCGGGATCGGTCGAGGTCTCCGCGCGCCCCGCCTTGCCCAGCACCCGGTCCACCTCCGGCACCGACTGGATCAACCGGTCGGTGACCTGCAGCACCCGCTGCGCCTCCCCGATCGAGATCCCCGGCATGGTCGAAGGCATGTAGAACAGGGCCTCTTCGTACAGCGGGGGCATGAACTCGGAGCCGAGCGACATGAAGACCGGGATGGTGGCCATCATGAGCATCAGGGCTCCCGCAATGACGACCCCCTTGTGCTCGAGCGACCACCTGCAGACCGGTTCGTAGAACCGTATCAGCCCCTTGCTGACGGGGTGATGGTCCTCGGACCGGATCCGGCCCACGAAGAGCGCGTTGGCCGTGCGGGACATCCACCGCGGGCGGAAGCTGAAGTTCCTGAGGTGGGTGAAGGTGAGGCGCAGCGCCGGGTCGAGGGTGATGGCCAGCATCGCGGCCACGATCATCCCCAGCGTTTTCGTATAGGCCAGCGGCTTGAACAGGCGCCCCTCCTGGGCCTCCAGGGCGAAAACCGGGATGAACGAGACGGCGATGACGAGGAGGGCGAAGAAGCTCGTGCTCCCGACCTCCTTCACCGCCGAAATGACCACCTCGCGGTAATCCCCGCGCCGCCCCGAACCCTCCCAGACCTCGAGCTTCTTGTGCGCCTGCTCGACCACGACGATGGCCGCGTCCACCATGGCTCCGATGGCGATGGCGATCCCCCCGAGCGACATGATGTTGGCCGTGATCCCCATCCCCCGAAAGGGGATGAAGGCGATGAGGACGGCGACGGGGATGGTGATCATCGGGATCAGCGCGCTCGGGATGTGCCACAGAAAGAGGAGCACGATGAGGGACACGGTGACGATCACCTCGATGACGGTGTTCCGCAGCGTGTTGATCGAATTGTGGATGAGCTCCGAACGGTCGTAGATCGGGACGACCCGGACCCCGGGGGGGAGCCCCGGCTCGATCTGGCGGATCTTCTCCTTCA is a genomic window containing:
- a CDS encoding efflux RND transporter permease subunit; its protein translation is MIARIIDFSARNRLIVLTLVAVAAIYGWWSMKHVALDAIPDLSDTQVIIYSRWDRSPDIIEDQVTYPIVAAMLGAPGVRAVRGFSDFGYSFVYVIFDDGTDIYWARTRTLEYLSGVLQSLPEGCKTELGPDATGLGWVFQYVLEDTSGNHTLADLRSLQDWYLRYHLRSVPGVAEVAPIGGFGKQYQVSLDPNRLLFYDIPINDVVDAIRGSNSETGGRLIELGGAEYMVRGRGYARSLEDLESVVVAASRNGTPIRVKDIGRVALGPDIRRGVADLDGTGDVVSGIIVMRQGENALDVIGRVKEKIRQIEPGLPPGVRVVPIYDRSELIHNSINTLRNTVIEVIVTVSLIVLLFLWHIPSALIPMITIPVAVLIAFIPFRGMGITANIMSLGGIAIAIGAMVDAAIVVVEQAHKKLEVWEGSGRRGDYREVVISAVKEVGSTSFFALLVIAVSFIPVFALEAQEGRLFKPLAYTKTLGMIVAAMLAITLDPALRLTFTHLRNFSFRPRWMSRTANALFVGRIRSEDHHPVSKGLIRFYEPVCRWSLEHKGVVIAGALMLMMATIPVFMSLGSEFMPPLYEEALFYMPSTMPGISIGEAQRVLQVTDRLIQSVPEVDRVLGKAGRAETSTDPAPLSMLETIITLKPRSEWRRVPTWYSSWAPDWLKPVFRRLTPDTMSPEQLVDRLDEIVKVPGVSNAWTMPIKARIDMLSTGMRTPVGLKIHGDDLERIQEIGMQVEAVLPAVRGTRSVFSERTSEGYFLDFQWNRDALARYGLTIDDAQTAVQNAIGGENVTTTIEGRARYPVNVRYMRDFRSDLEALGRVLVPAGGKRQIPLSDLAEIDTASGPGMIRNENGLLTGYVYIDLDDRDPGGYVKEAREVVREKVTLPPGYAIIWSGQYEAMERVNQRLLLVVPITGFLILLLLYLNTRSAVKTMIVVLAVPFSAIGAIWFLYFLGYNMSVGVWVGLIALLGVDAETGVFMLLYLDLSYRQAGKEGKLRTIGQLREAIVHGAVRRIRPKFMTVATDFIGLVPILWATGTGSDVMKRIAAPVIGGVFTSFLLELLVYPAIYEIWKWHFELKRGKAVPVSGEVPEFNG